A stretch of DNA from Pseudonocardia hierapolitana:
ATGCCCAGCACCGGGCACGTGATGCCCGCCAGCTCCGGGCGGATGTCCCAGTCCCGGAAGGCGTCGTCGAGCCAGCCGTCGTTCCAGTTCCAGAACGTGACGTCGGGGTCGCGGTGGTAGCGGGCCATCCGCGCGCGCAGGTCACCCTCGACGTAGTCGCGGCGCGCCTGCTCGATGCCGCGCAGCCCTGCCTCCTCGACGAACACGTGCGGCGCGATGACCACGACCCCCTCCACCTCGGCCGTACCCGCGTGCAGCAGGGCGATCGAGCCCCCGTCGCTGTGCCCGACGAGCACGACCCGGTCCAGGCCGAGCGCCGCGCGTACCTCCGGGACGACCTCGGCCGCCTCGTCGTGCATGTACCGCGGCGTCCGCTTGCCGGTCGGGAGGTCGGAGCCGCCGTGGCCGAGCCGGGAGAACGCGACCGCGCGGCGGCCGGTGGCGGCGGCGAGCCGGTGGTGGAACCGCCGCCACAGCCGGACCGATCCGAGGCCCTCGTGCAGGAGGAGCAGCGGGGCGAGTGCGGGATCGCCGGGCACGTCGTCGTACTCGACGCGCCCGCCGGGCACGTCGACGAGCGGAAGGTCCACGCCCGGAGCCTGCCTGCCGCTAGGCCGGCCCGTCCAGCCGGGTGGCGAGGCGTTTCGGCGCCACCTGGCGGTAGGCGTCGGTGACGATCTCCTCGATCTCGGTCCAGTCCACGTCCGGCACGTCGAGGTACACGCCGAGCCAGCCGCGGACGCCGACGTAGGGCGGGCGGAAGAACCGCGACGGGTCGGTGGCCACGAGTTCCTCCTGCACGCCCGGCGGGGCCGCGCACCAGAACGCGAGGCGGTCGTCGTGGTGGTGGTCGGCGAACATCACGAAGGTCTTGCGCACGAACCAGGTCGGCTCGCCGTGGCTCAGCTTCTCCGTGACCTCGGGCAACCCCGTGCAGATGGCGCGGAGCCGCTCCAGCGGCGTCACCCCGGGACCGCCCGCAGCACCGAGTAGCCCGACCCGCCCGCCGGGGTGACGTCGGTGAGCCGCAGCCCCGCCGCGGTGAGCAGGTCCGCGAACTCCGCCTCGGTGCGCTCCCGTCCGCCCGTGCAGACGAGCATGTTGAGATCGCTCATCAGGAGCATGCGCTGGTCGCCGAGCACCTGCGGATCCTCCCGGAGGATCGGCTCCACCAGCAACAGCACCCCATGAGCCGGCATCGCCTCCCGCACGCGGGAGAGGATCGCGACGCTGCGCTCGTCGTCCCAGTCGTGGATCACGCTCTTCACGACGTACGCGTCGGCGGCCGGGACCGCGGTGAAGAAGTCGCCGGTCACCACCGTGCAGCGCTCGGTCACCACCGGATCGCCCACCCCGGAGGGCGAGTCGAACAGGATCCCCTGCAGGTGGGGGTGCGCGTCGAGGAATGCGGCGAGCAGGGTGCCGTTGCCGCCGCCGATGTCGGCGAGGGTCGTGACGCCGGTCAGGTCGCATGCGGCGGCGATGCCGGGCGCGGCCATCCGCGTGCCCTCGGCCATCGCCTCGGTGAAGATCGCGTTCAGGTGCGGGTCGTCGGCCATGTACGCGAATGCCGGCCTGCCGGTGACCTTCTCGAACGCCACGTCCCCCGTCCGGACGCTCCACTCCAGCTCGCCCCACGCCCGCCAGACCGCGTCGCCGCAGAACAGCTGCGCCAGGTTGCCGATCGAGCCGGGGAGCCCGGTGCGCAGCAGCTGCCCGCCGGGGGTGAGCGCGTAGGTCCCCTCAGCGGTCCGGTCCACCAGGTCCAACCCGATGGCCGCGCGCAGCAGCCTGAGCAGTGCGCCCGGGTGCGCGCCGGTGCGGGTGGCGAGTGCGTCGAGGGCGAGCGCGCCGTCGCCCAGCGCGTCCGGCACGCCGAGCCGGGCGAGGGTCTGCACCACCTGGGCCGGGAAGAACCCGAAGACCAGCCCGGCCACCCGTTCCCGTTCCGCCGCTGCGGTCACGGCTTCACCTGCGGCCGGTAGCTCCCGACGGACCAGATGTTGCCCTCCGGGTCGCGCACGGCGTACTCGCGCGAGCCGTAGGGCTGGTCCACCAGCTCCTGCACGACCTCGGCCCCCGCCGCGACGGCGCGGTCGTGGTGGGCGTCGACCGCCTCGGCGGAGTCGAGGGCGAGGTAGACGACCGCGCGGCCGGTGTCGAACGGGTCCGCCGTGCCGCGCCGGGTGCCGACCATGACCACGCCGTCGCCGAAGCTCAGCTCGGCGTGCCCGACGGTGCCGTCGTCGGCGGTGGAGAGGTGCTGCTCGACCAACCCGAGCGTGCCCGTGAGGTACGCGATCGCCGCCCGGGCGTCGTCGTAGCGGAGGGTCACGTAGATGCTCATGCACCAGACCGTAGGAACCGTCGCGGCCGACGGCTTGGACGAATGGGAACCGGTGCTCAGCTCCACTCGGCCAGGTACTCGCTGGGCGTGCACGCGGCGAGCGCGTGGAACTCGCGCACGAGGTGGGCGTGGTCGGCGTACCCGCATGCGGCGGCGACGTCGGAGATCGAGGCCGCCGTGACCGGCCGCGCCGAGATCTGCTGGGTGCCGTAGGCGCTGGTCGGGGCCAGCAGCCGGGCGGCGCGCTGGAACCGCAGAACCCGCGCGGCCGTCTTCGGGCCGAGGCCCACCTGGCCGCGGAAGCGGTTGAGCAGGTGGCGGCGGCTCCAGCCGGTGTCGGTGGCGAGCTCCTGCACCCCGACCCGACCCGCGCTGCGCACCAGCTGCCGCCACGCCCACGCGACCTCCGGGTCCGGCCGGGCGGCGGACGCGTCGAGGCGGCGCAGCAGCGCGTCGTCGAGCAGGGCGAAGCGGCGCGGCCAGTCCGGCGCATCGGCCAGGCGGGCGGGCAGGTCGGCCAGCTCGGGCACGTCGAGCTCGGTGAGCTGGGGCGCCACGTTGGTGAGCTCCGGCATCGGCCTGCCGAGCAGCGCGAAGACACCGAGCGGGCCCAGGTCGACCTGCACTCCGAGCTGGTGGCCGACGTACTCGGTCAGGACCGGACCGTCGTGCATGCCGGCCAGGAACGAGGCCGGGGCAGAGGGTCCCGCCGGGCCGTGCAGCCGGATCCGCGGGCCGAGGCTGATGATCAGGGTGCACGAGGCCACGGGCGCCTGCCGGCGCCGCACCGGCGTGCTGCTGTGCTCCCGGTAGCCCAGGTAGCGCACGACGTACCGGGCGAGCGCGGGGTGCGGCCGCCCCAGGGAGTACTCCCCGTCCACCCCGCCAGGATGGCACGTAGGGGCGGGACGGCGCCTGCCCCTACGCTGTGCCCGATCGCCACAGCCACATGCTGTTCGGCGAGCGCCGCCGCTTCAGCAGGCTCGACGCCACGCACCCGCCGCTGCACGAGCGGATCGTCGCCCTCGACCCGACCTTCCGCGAGGCCGACCTCGAGCGGCTGCGGGAACGCGGGCGCGACGAGCTCCCGCGCGAGCCGGCCGAGGACGTCGCTCAGGGCGCCGCCCCTCCGTCGGCGCGGGTCAGGCGTGATGCGCCGCCCGGTGGGCGGCCAGCACGTCGCGGCCGAAGTCGGACTCCGGGTCGCGCCACACCGCGTGGGCGTGGTTGGCGTGCTGCTGGGTGTTGTCCCACTCGATGAGCAGCCGTGGGCCCTGCAGCCGGTAGTAGTGCGGCTCGCCGGCAGCTGTGGAGCCGGCCCACGCGAAGTGCACGGCGCCGAGCGCGTCCGGGTCGTCGTAGCGGGGGAGCGGTGACACCGCGGCCGGGACGCGGTCGAGGTAGGTGGCGAGCAGCGCGCGCAGCACCTCGCGCTGCGTGGCGTCGAGCTCGGCGCCCGGCACGCCCTTCGGCTCGGCCATGATCGCGACGGCCTCCTGGTCGGCGCCGTGCAGGCCGGTCACGGGCGACGCCGGCTCGGCCGGTGTGCGCGGGCCGGGGCGCCACAGCCCGGTGCGCTGCACCCCGTTGTCGATCCTGGGGCTGTTGCCCCCCACGATGTCGTCGGGAGCGCGGGAGAGCAGCACGGCCCGGGCGGCGAGCTCGGGGTTCAGGGAGCGCACCAGCTCGCGGGCCAGGTCCTCGGGCGCCCCGAGGAGGCGCAGGCTCGCGCCGCCCAGCAGCGGCGACCCGGCCGGGTTGGCGCCGAGGAAACACGGCGTGGTGGCCACGACGCGCCCGTCCACGACGAGGTTGTGCAGCGACACGTGGTGACCGCCGAACCGCCATCCCCACGGCCGGGAACCGCCCGGTTCGCCGAAGACCCGCAGGAAGTACCTGCCCGGGTCGCGGCCCCGCTCCCACCCGAAGTCCACGCTGAAGCCCTCGTAGCGGTCGAGGACGTTCTCCAGGCCGAGCACGGTGGCCACGGTGGTGTACCCGGCCTCCGACAGGCCCGTGGAGAGCAGGCGCATGACGAGCCGGTGCTGCGCCGGGCGCTGCTGGTGGAAGGTGAGCCCGCCGTGGTCGGTGGGGGTGTAGAACCAGCGCGTGCGCTCGGACTCCGCAGCGTCATCGGCCTCGCCGCCCACCCCCGGCGCCGGGCCGACCGCCACCTCGCGCTGGGCCGGGTCGAGGGAGTCGAGCCATGCCGTGGCCGCCTCGGCCATCCGATCCGCCACTTCGCGACCGGCGTCGGTCACCGCCTGTGCCATGGGATGACCTTAACCGCCCGGCCCGAACCGTCTAGGCCGTGTCTCGCGGATCTTGACCGCGCTCTTCGAGCCCGGATCGTCCTGGCTGCGTTGTCGGCCCGACCGGGTATTCCGATAGAACGGCTCGGGCCTCCGCCTTGCCAGGAACGATCTGGATCTCGAAGCCCATCGCCCAAGATCCACGAAACACGGCCTAGACCGCCGGCATGGGCGGTCCGCCGAGCCCTCCCCGTGCCCGGCCCAGCCGGATCTCGCACCGCACGGCGGCCGGGTCCAGGCCGGTGAGGTCGACGATCAGCGACCGGGCCGCGTCCTCGGCGTCCGGCATCGCCTGGGCGGTGGTGGCTGCCTCGATCTCGGGCACGTAGAGCACGAGGTGCCGTTCCGAGAGCCAGGCCACCACCTCGAACGTCCGCTCGCCGGCGTGCGTGGCCACACCGACCACGGTAGTCGGCGAACGCGCTGCCGTCGTCATCCACAAGGAGTGACGGAGCAGTCCTCGTCGTCGCCGGGACGGTCCACCCCGGGGTCACCGAGTATCCCCGGTCGCTCGGGATCGTCGGGGCTGACGTCCGGCTCGTCCGGTGGCGGCGCCGGTGCCATACCCGGTGGTTCAGGGGGCGGGTCGGACGGCGGCGCGGGCGGGGGTGGCGGGTTCTCGTTCGGGCCCAGCGGCGACGGGGGCTCGCCGATGGGCCGCAACGGCGGGAAGTCCTCGACCGGGGAACCGGACAGGGCCTCGGACATGACCTTCTGCCACACGTCGCCGGGCAGGCTGCTGCCCTGGATCGGGCGGCCGCGAGCGGTGCGGATCGGCGAGTTCATGTCGGTGCCCATCCACACCGCGGTGGCGAGCGACGGCGTGAACCCGGCCATCCACGCGTCGTTGTTCTCGCCCTCGAACCGGGACTGGACGGTGCCGGTCTTCGCCGCCACGGGGCGCTGCCCCGGCAGGGCGAGACGGTCGTGCTCGGCGACCTCGAGCATCGCCTCGACCACGTTGCGCGCCACCCGCTCCGGGAAGCGGCGCTCGCCCTCGGTGGCGGCCTGGTAGAGCACCCGGTCGTCGGCGGTGACGACGGACGACACGAGGTGCGGCTGGCGCCATACCCCGCCGGCCGCGATCGTCGCGTACGCCGATGCCAGCTCGAGCGTCGACACCTCCTTGTTGCCGAGCGCGATGCCCTCGGTCGGGTCGTCGAGCGGCGCGGTGATGCCGGCGGCGCGGGCCGCGGCGGCGACGGCGTCGGGTCCGACCTCCTTGGCGAGGGTGTGGAAGACGACGTTGTTCGACACCGTCATGGCCTGCTTGAGGTCGCACTCGTCGCAGTCGGCGCCCTCCGCGTTGCGCAGGCCCGGAATCTCCCGCCCGTCGAAGACCTCGCCGAGGCCGACCGGCGGGTTGCGCAGCAGCCCCGCGAGCACGACGAACGGCTTGAACGTCGACCCGGCGAGCTTGCGCACCTGCGCGTAGTCCAGGCCCAGCCCGTTGTCGCCGCCGTAGTAGGCGAGCACGCCGCCGGTCCGCGGGTCGATCGCCACCACGGCGCTGCGCAGGTTCACCGGTTGCCCGTCCAGCGCGTCGTGGGCCGCCTCGACCACCTGCTGCTGCCGGCGCGGGTCCACCGTCGTCGTGATCCGCAGGCCCTCCTGGGCGACGTCCTGCTCGGTGAACCCGAGGTCCTCGAGCTCCGCGGTGACGGCGCTGACGATGTGGCCGCGGCTGTCGGTCGGCACGCCGCGGGCGAGGGCGCGGCGCGCGTCCGTCCGCGGGAAGTGCGCGGCGGCGCGGTCGGCCGGGGTGAGCCAGCCCTGCGAGACCATCCCGTCGAGCACGAAGCTCCACCGCTCGACGGCCCGGTCCGGGCTGACCGCGGGGTCCCACCGGGACGGCGACTGGATCAGGCCGGCGAGCAGCGCACCCTCGGTCGCCGTGAGGTCCTGGACGTTCTTGTCGAAGTAGGACTGGGCGGCGGACTGGATGCCGTAGGCGCCGCGGCCGAAGTAGATCGTGTTCAGGTAGTCGGCGAGGATCTCGTCCTTCGTCCGCTCCTGGGAGATCTTGACCGCGAGGATGACCTCCTTGTACTTCCGCCACAGCGTCTGCTCGTCGCCGACGAGCGCCTTCTTGACGAACTGCTGGGTGATCGTGGACCCGCCGCCCTCGCCGCCGCGCAGCTGGTTCCAGGCCGCCCGCATGATGCCGGTGAGGTCGAAGCCGGGGTTGGAGTAGAACGAGCGGTCCTCCGCGGCGAGCACCGCGTGCCGCACGTGCAGCGGCACCTGGTCGATCGGGACCTTGGTCCGGTTGCCCTCCTCGGGCACGAGGCGGGTGAGCGGGCTCCCGTCGGCGAACGAGACCACCGTGACCTGGTTGTTCACCGCCTCGTCCGGATTGGGGACCGAGAAGGCCAGGTAGCCGGCCGTGAAGGCGAGGACCGGCCCCAGCACGGCCGCGGCCGCGACGCCGAGCAGCGCGCGCCGCAGGAGCCGCACGCGCCGGGCGTGCCGCTGCTGCTGCGGGGACTGCCGGCGGGCGCGGGCGGGAGCCCCGACGGCAGGCAGCTCGTCGGTGGCCTCCGGTGCGCGGTGGCGGGCGGTGTCCTCGCCCGCCCGGGCCGGCGCCTGCCCCGCCGATCCGTTCCGCTGGGCCCGGTTCCGCTGTGGCTTCGGCGGCTGCCACCAGGCGACGCCCGACGGATGGGCATCCCGCCGCGACCGTTGGGTCGGCAGCCCCGCACCCCGCACCCCGGCTCCCGTGGAGCGGGTGGAGTGCCTCGGGTGGGCTCCGTGCACGCGTCCCCACCTCCCTGACCAGCACCCCCCGCCCCGGGTGCGGGGAGGACGTGGGGTCCAACGGGAGCTGCCGTGCGGGCGGTGTGGCGAAGGACGCGACATCACCCGATGGGCGTGCGCAGTGTGATCACGACCGGGTTCGAGGGCCCTATCCGTGCACGCTGCGTGAGCGGCCGTCCGTCGGACGGCCGCGTGCACGTCGCCGTCGGGATGCTCGGTGCGGCCGAGCCGGAGGTGGTGGTGCGCTTGGGCAGCGCCTGGCACCACGTGGTGCGGGAGGTCCCCGACCCTGCGCCTCCCGCGGCGCTGCCGCCCGGGCCTCGGGTGCCGTGACGCTCGTGGGAGGGCGGGAGGACGAGGAGGTGGCCGGTCGGCGCAGTGGCGGTGCCGCCGAGCGGGTGGACCACCATTGCTCCACTGCGCAGCGGGATGCTGCGGGGATGCTCCCCGCTCCCCGCGACCCCCACGCGCCCGAGGCGGTGCCCCCCGACCCGCCTCCGGCTCCGCCACCCGAGCCACCGCTCGCCCCCCAGCTCACCGGGCTCCTGCGGTCCGCGGGAGCGCAGGCCGTCCACGCCGTCGTCGGTGAGCACGGTGACGTGCTCGTCGAGGTCGGTCTCGCCGACGGCGACGACGTCCCCGCGCTCGTGCAGCTCGCCCGCGCCGCCAACGCCCTCGGCCGGGGACGCGGCGAGTGGGTGGAGGACCTCGTCGTGACCCTCGGCCGCACCGTGCACGTGCTCCGCGAGTGCGACGGGGTGGTGCTGCACGCGCGCCTCGATCCGGCCCGGGGGGACCTCGGCGCCGTTCGGCGCGGGCTCGCCGCCGACGGCGTGCGGCGTGCCGCCGCCGCGGCAGGACGTGCCGCAGCGTCCGGTGCGAGGGGGTCCGGCACGAGCGGGCCCAGCACGAGAGATGCCGAGGCGGCAGGGCCCGACGTGGCAGCGCTGGGCCCAGCAGGGCCCGACACCGCACGGCCGGGGTCAGCAGGCTTCGCCGGCGCCGGTCGGGGCGTGCAGGCAGGACGTCCGGGCCCGGCCCGCGACGGCGGTGCACGATCGGCAGGCGAGAGGTCCGGTCCCCGCCCCGCCGCGGTGCCGCCCGCCGGGCCGCGCCGCGCCGCCCACCCGCGTCCCGCGGCCGACGCATGGCCGTACTCCCTCCCGCAGCGGTCGACCGCAGCGCCGTCGACGCCCGCGCCGTCCGCTGCAGCGCCGTCGACGCCCGCGCCGTCCGCTGCAGCGCCGTCGACGCCCGCGCCGTCCACTCCCGCGCCGTCGACCGCAGCGCCGTCCACCCCCGCGCCCTCGCCGACCCGCCGTCACGCCGGCCCCCGACCGGCCGACGCGTCGGGCGCACACCGCCTGTCCGGTCCGGCCGGGCCGCCGCTCGCCGCGGTGCCCACGGCCCCGGCGATGCAGCCGGTCGTACCCCAGCCCCGCCCGGTTCCCCCGCGCCCGCTCGCGAGCACGCCCCCGCGGGACCGCCCCCAGCCGGTGCAGCAGCAGGTACAGCAGCCGGTGTCCCAGCCCGCGCCGCAGCCGGTGTCCCAGCCCGTGCCCCAGCCCGCGCCGCAGCCGGTGTCTCAGCCGGTGTCTCAGCCGGTGTCTCGGCCCTCGCAGCAGATCCCCCGGCAGATCCCCCGGCAGATCCCGCAGCAGCAGAACCCGCAGCCTTCGCCGCAGCCGCGACCGGAGCGGCTGCCGGAACCGCCGCCGGTGCCGCTGCCGCGGCACGCGCTGCGGTCCGGTCCGGACGGCAGGGACCCCGCGCTCGTCACGGTCGACGGCGGCCACCCGGCCACCCCTGCGGGGGCGCTCGCCGTGCTCGCGCTCCCGCCGGTGGCGACGCTGCCCCGGCGCAGGCGCGCCTCTCCCGCGGCGCCGGCTCCCTCCCGGCACGCGATCATGGTGCCCTCGGTGCTCCGGCAGCCGTGGGCCTCCGACGTCGGCACGATGCGGCGGATGCTCGCCGGGCTCCACCGGATGAGCTAGCTCCGGCTGTTGCCGCAAACCGCTCGCGGGCGCTGGCGAGTGCCCCACTAGCATCGACGGACCTCGGGTGGTCCGCGCCCGAGCCCGAAACCCGTGGAGGTCCCCCGTGTCCGCGCCCGCATCCCGCCCCGCGTCCGCCCCTGTCCGGGTGCCGGCCGGGACGACGGCCGGGGCCGCCGTACGGGAGGCGGGGTTGCCCACCACCGGGCCCACCGCGATCGTCGTCGTGCGGGATGCCGGTGGGCAGCTGCGCGACCTCGCCTGGGCGCCGGAGTCCGACGTGGAGGTCGAGGCGGTCGCCGCCGACACCGACGAGGGCCGCAGCGTCATCCGGCACTCGGCCGCGCACGTGCTCGCGCAGGCCGTGCAGCAGCTGCACCCCGAGGCCAAGCTCGGTATCGGCCCGCCCATCACCGACGGCTTCTACTACGACTTCGACGTCGAGAAGCCGTTCACCCCGGACGACCTGGGCAAGCTCGAGTCGGCCATGAAGAAGATCATCAAGGCCGGCCAGCGGTTCTCCCGCCGCCGCTTCGACTCGCGCGACGACGCCCGCAAGGAGCTCGCCGACGAGCCGTACAAGCTCGAGCTGATCGACCTCAAGGGTGCTCCCGGTGAGGACGTGGTGGAGGTCGACGCCACGGGCGAGCTCACCATCTACGACAACGTGCACGCGCACACCGGGGAGACGGTCTGGTCGGACCTGTGCCGCGGCCCGCACGTGCCCACCACCCGCTTCATCCCGGCGTTCAAGCTGATGCGCACCGCGGCGGCGTACTGGCGGGGCGACGAGAAGAACCCGCAGCTGCAGCGCATCTACGGCACCGCGTGGGAGAGCCAGGAGGCCCTCGACGCGCACCTCGAGCGGATCGCGGAGGCCGAGCGCCGCGACCACCGCCGCCTCGGCGCCGAGCTCGACCTGTTCTCCTTCCCCGACGAGATCGGCTCGGGCCTCGCGGTGTTCCACCCGAAGGGCGGGGTGATCCGCAGGGAGCTGGAGGACTATTCGCGCAAGCGCCACGAGGAGGCGGGCTACGAGTTCGTCAACACCCCGCACATCACCAAGGCGCAGCTGTTCGAGACCTCGGGGCACCTGTCCTGGTACCGCGAGGGCATGTACCCGGCGATGCACCTCGACGAGGAGCTGAACGCCGACGGCACCGTGCGCAAGCCCGGCCAGGACTACTACCTGAAGCCGATGAACTGCCCGATGCACAACCTGATCTTCCGGTCCCGCGGACGGTCCTACCGCGAGCTGCCGCTGCGGATGTTCGAGTTCGGCAGCGTGTACCGGTACGAGAAGTCGGGTGTGGTGCACGGGCTGACCCGTGTCCGCGGCATGACCCAGGACGACGCCCACATCTACTGCACCCAGGAGCAGATGCAGGGCGAGATCCGGTCGCTGCTGAAGTTCGTGCTCGACCTGCTGGCCGACTACGGCCTCGACGACTTCTACCTCGAGCTCTCGACGAGGGACCCGGAGAAGTCGATCGGTTCCGACGAGGACTGGGAGCGCGCCACGGACGCCCTGCGCGAGGCCGCCGAGGCCAGCGGGCTGGACCTGGTGCTCGACCCGGGCGGCGCCGCCTTCTACGCCCCGAAGATCAGCGTGCAGGTCAAGGACGCGATCGGGCGCAGCTGGCAGATGTCCACCATCCAGGTGGACCTCATGGAGCCGGGCCTGTTCGGCCTGGAGTACACCGCGGCCGACGGCTCCCGCCAGCAGCCGGTCATGATCCACCGCGCCCTGTTCGGCTCCATCGAGCGCTTCTTCGGGGTGCTCACCGAGCACTACGCGGGCGCGTTCCCGGCGTGGCTCGCGCCGGTGCAGGTGGTCGCCATCCCGGTCACCGACGAGCAGGTGCCCTACGTCGAGGACGTCGCCGCGCAGCTGCGCAGCAACGGCGTGCGCGTCGAGGTGGACGCGAGCGACGACCGGATGCAGAAGAAGATCCGCACCCACACGCTGCAGAAGGTGCCGTTCCTGCTGCTCGTCGGCGGGCGGGACGCCGAGGCGGGGGCGGTGAGCTTCCGGTTCCGCGACGGCAGCCAGCTCAACGGGATCCCGGCGGCGGACGCCGTCGCCACCGTCGTCGACTGGATCCGCAGCCGCACGAACGTCTCGCCGAACGCGGACGTCTTCGCCGCCGCTCCCTGAGGCGAACCTAGGATCGGCGCATGAGCGAGTCGGGCGAGCCGGCGTACGAGGCGCGCGACGGTGTCGGCACCCCCGACGGGTTCCGCAGGCTCTGGACCCCGCACCGGCTGGCCTACATCAAGGAGGCCGGTGCGGAGGGCTGCCCGTTCTGCCGCATCCCGAAGCTGTCCGACGAGGACGGGCTCGTCGTGGCCCGCGGCGATACGGTGTACGCGGTGCTGAACCTGCACCCGTACAACCCGGGGCACCTCATGGTGCTGCCCTACCGGCACGTGGCGGAGCTGGAGGATCTCGAGCCGGCCGAGGCGAGCGAGCTCATGACGTTCACCCAGGCCGCGGTGCGGGCCATGAAGAGGGTGGCGGCGCCGCACGCGTTCAATGTCGGTCTCAACCTGGGCACGGTCGCGGGCGGTTCGCTCGCCGAGCACTTGCACCAGCACGTCGTGCCGCGCTGGGGCGGTGACGCGAACTTCATCGCCGTGATCGGGCAGACGAAGGTGATCCCGCAGCTGCTGTCGGAGACCCGGTCACTGCTGGCGGAAGCGTGGCCGGTGCCCGGCGCGGCTGCGGACCGGCCATCGGGCGGGCGGCAGTAGGCTTGATTGCGGCCGGCGCACTAGGTAGAGGCGGGCGCCGGCCCGGCGACCAAGCAGGAGTCCATGCTCAACGTCTTCGCCCGCGTGCAGGTCAACCGCGTGACCGAGCCCGTAGGCCGCTGGCTGGTCGCGCGGGGCGTCGCGCCCGACGTCGTCACGGTGATCGGCACGGTCGGCTCGGTGGCCGCGGCGCTGTGGTTCCTCCCGCGGGACGAGCTGTTCGTCGGCGCCGTCGTGGTCACGCTGTTCGTGCTGCTCGACCTCGTCGACGGGGCCATGGCCCGCGCTCGCGGCTACAGCACGCCGTTCGGGGCCGTCCTCGACTCCACCTGTGACCGGATCGCCGACGGCGCCCTGTTCGCCGGCCTCACCTGGTGGTGCCTCGGCGCGGGCGAGGAGCGGGTGCTCGGCATCGCGGCGCTGCTGTGCCTCGTGTCGGGGCAGCTCGTGTCCTACATCAAGGCGCGGGCCGAGGGCGCGGGACTGTCGGCCGACGGCGGCCTCGTCGAGCGCGCCGAGCGGCTGATCGTCGCGCTCGTCGGCACGGGGCTGCACGGGCTCGGCGTGCCGTACGCGCTGCACGTCGCGCTGTGGCTGCTCGCGGCGGCCTCGGTGTGGACGGTCGGGCAGCGGATCGCGGCGGTGCACCGCAGCGCCCGTGACGCCGCGGCCGGCACGAACGCATCCGACACGACCCCGCCCGACCCGGCTCCGAACCCGTGAACGAGCGGCTGGCCGACATCCGGTACGCGCTGGCGTGGCGGGCGGCGCGGACCCTTCCGGCCGGTGTCACGGCGCGCGCGTTCCGGCTCGCGGCCGATCTCGCCGCCCGTTCCGGAGGTGGGCCTGCCGCAGGGCTGCGGCGCAACCTCGCGCGCGTGGTACCGGACGCCACGCCTGCCGAGCTGGACGCCCTGGTGCGGGAAGGGCTGCGCAGCTACGCCCGGTACTGGTGCGAGATGTTCCGCCTGCGGCCAGGTGACGCCCCGGCCGTGCACGCCTTGATGGAGCGCGGGATGAGCGGCACGGCGCCGTTCTACTCGGCACTCGAGGAGGGTCGCGGGGTGGTGTTCGCGGTGCCGCACAGCGGCAACTGGGACGCCGCGGGCGTCTGGGTGGTGGAGACGCTGCGCCGCCTCGGCCACGAGCCCGTGTTCACCACGATGGCGCAGCGGCTGCGCCCGGAGTCGCTCTACCGCCGGTTCCTGGCCTACCGCCAGGCCCTCGGGTTCGAGGTGGTGGCCGCGGAGGCGGGACTCACCGCCCACCGGGCACTCACCCGGCGGCTGCGGGCGGGCGGGGTGGTGTGCCTCGTCGCCGACCGGGACCTCGCCGGTTCGGGCATCGAGGTCTCGTTCTTCGGTGAGCCCGCGCGGTTCCCGGCCGGTCCCGCGCGGTTGGCGGCCCTCACGGGCGCGGTGCTGATGCCCGCCTACCCGCAC
This window harbors:
- the thrS gene encoding threonine--tRNA ligase: MSAPASRPASAPVRVPAGTTAGAAVREAGLPTTGPTAIVVVRDAGGQLRDLAWAPESDVEVEAVAADTDEGRSVIRHSAAHVLAQAVQQLHPEAKLGIGPPITDGFYYDFDVEKPFTPDDLGKLESAMKKIIKAGQRFSRRRFDSRDDARKELADEPYKLELIDLKGAPGEDVVEVDATGELTIYDNVHAHTGETVWSDLCRGPHVPTTRFIPAFKLMRTAAAYWRGDEKNPQLQRIYGTAWESQEALDAHLERIAEAERRDHRRLGAELDLFSFPDEIGSGLAVFHPKGGVIRRELEDYSRKRHEEAGYEFVNTPHITKAQLFETSGHLSWYREGMYPAMHLDEELNADGTVRKPGQDYYLKPMNCPMHNLIFRSRGRSYRELPLRMFEFGSVYRYEKSGVVHGLTRVRGMTQDDAHIYCTQEQMQGEIRSLLKFVLDLLADYGLDDFYLELSTRDPEKSIGSDEDWERATDALREAAEASGLDLVLDPGGAAFYAPKISVQVKDAIGRSWQMSTIQVDLMEPGLFGLEYTAADGSRQQPVMIHRALFGSIERFFGVLTEHYAGAFPAWLAPVQVVAIPVTDEQVPYVEDVAAQLRSNGVRVEVDASDDRMQKKIRTHTLQKVPFLLLVGGRDAEAGAVSFRFRDGSQLNGIPAADAVATVVDWIRSRTNVSPNADVFAAAP
- a CDS encoding transglycosylase domain-containing protein, giving the protein MHGAHPRHSTRSTGAGVRGAGLPTQRSRRDAHPSGVAWWQPPKPQRNRAQRNGSAGQAPARAGEDTARHRAPEATDELPAVGAPARARRQSPQQQRHARRVRLLRRALLGVAAAAVLGPVLAFTAGYLAFSVPNPDEAVNNQVTVVSFADGSPLTRLVPEEGNRTKVPIDQVPLHVRHAVLAAEDRSFYSNPGFDLTGIMRAAWNQLRGGEGGGSTITQQFVKKALVGDEQTLWRKYKEVILAVKISQERTKDEILADYLNTIYFGRGAYGIQSAAQSYFDKNVQDLTATEGALLAGLIQSPSRWDPAVSPDRAVERWSFVLDGMVSQGWLTPADRAAAHFPRTDARRALARGVPTDSRGHIVSAVTAELEDLGFTEQDVAQEGLRITTTVDPRRQQQVVEAAHDALDGQPVNLRSAVVAIDPRTGGVLAYYGGDNGLGLDYAQVRKLAGSTFKPFVVLAGLLRNPPVGLGEVFDGREIPGLRNAEGADCDECDLKQAMTVSNNVVFHTLAKEVGPDAVAAAARAAGITAPLDDPTEGIALGNKEVSTLELASAYATIAAGGVWRQPHLVSSVVTADDRVLYQAATEGERRFPERVARNVVEAMLEVAEHDRLALPGQRPVAAKTGTVQSRFEGENNDAWMAGFTPSLATAVWMGTDMNSPIRTARGRPIQGSSLPGDVWQKVMSEALSGSPVEDFPPLRPIGEPPSPLGPNENPPPPPAPPSDPPPEPPGMAPAPPPDEPDVSPDDPERPGILGDPGVDRPGDDEDCSVTPCG
- a CDS encoding HIT family protein yields the protein MSESGEPAYEARDGVGTPDGFRRLWTPHRLAYIKEAGAEGCPFCRIPKLSDEDGLVVARGDTVYAVLNLHPYNPGHLMVLPYRHVAELEDLEPAEASELMTFTQAAVRAMKRVAAPHAFNVGLNLGTVAGGSLAEHLHQHVVPRWGGDANFIAVIGQTKVIPQLLSETRSLLAEAWPVPGAAADRPSGGRQ
- a CDS encoding phosphatidylinositol mannoside acyltransferase; translated protein: MNERLADIRYALAWRAARTLPAGVTARAFRLAADLAARSGGGPAAGLRRNLARVVPDATPAELDALVREGLRSYARYWCEMFRLRPGDAPAVHALMERGMSGTAPFYSALEEGRGVVFAVPHSGNWDAAGVWVVETLRRLGHEPVFTTMAQRLRPESLYRRFLAYRQALGFEVVAAEAGLTAHRALTRRLRAGGVVCLVADRDLAGSGIEVSFFGEPARFPAGPARLAALTGAVLMPAYPHFSGGGWVVPIAEPVPVDRTPGSVAKATQAIADAFACLIVQAPQDWHALQPLWTADRGTP
- the pgsA gene encoding phosphatidylinositol phosphate synthase, whose amino-acid sequence is MLNVFARVQVNRVTEPVGRWLVARGVAPDVVTVIGTVGSVAAALWFLPRDELFVGAVVVTLFVLLDLVDGAMARARGYSTPFGAVLDSTCDRIADGALFAGLTWWCLGAGEERVLGIAALLCLVSGQLVSYIKARAEGAGLSADGGLVERAERLIVALVGTGLHGLGVPYALHVALWLLAAASVWTVGQRIAAVHRSARDAAAGTNASDTTPPDPAPNP